TTTTTCCATCTTATCTGGTCCACGAGAGAGCGGCGCTGCTGGATTACCTCCGGACTTCAATCTTCTCTCTATTCATACATAGGAGGAATCGTTAAGAAACAAAACGGCCATTTGATAGAAGTTGGAGGAATGTCTGATCATATCCATTTATTAGTGGAGGTCAGTAATCTGGATAAATTTTCTCACCTCATTCGAGATGTAAAAGCAAGCTCATCACTTTGGATTCACAAGCAGTCTCATGATCTAAAAGATTTTGCATGGCAAGAAGGTTATGGATCCTTTTCTGTTAGTTTTTCAGGTTTGGAAGAAGTAAAAAAGTATATTCAGAATCAGAAACAACATCATTCGACGATGTCATTCGAGGAAGAATATCTTAAATTTCTAGCGTGCCATAGAGTAAAATACGACGATCGATTTGTCCTGGGATGACTCTTTATTTTTCGCAAACTCCTGACGCCGCTTCCGCGGCTAAGAATAAGGTGGAGGGTGTTATTGTTCCCCACGTTCCGCTTCGCTTCACGCGGGGCTAGCGCCTGACATCGCTTCCGCGATTAAGAAAAGGATCCCGTTCTCTTAGCCACGGAAGTGGCGCAAGGCGCTAGCCCCGCGTGAAGCGAAGCAGAACGTGGGGAATGGAAGCCCTCCCCTCCTTCTCTCCGAGCCACGGAAGTGGCGCAAGGCGCTAGCCCC
Above is a genomic segment from Chlamydiales bacterium containing:
- the tnpA gene encoding IS200/IS605 family transposase — protein: MSHSYRIHFFHLIWSTRERRCWITSGLQSSLYSYIGGIVKKQNGHLIEVGGMSDHIHLLVEVSNLDKFSHLIRDVKASSSLWIHKQSHDLKDFAWQEGYGSFSVSFSGLEEVKKYIQNQKQHHSTMSFEEEYLKFLACHRVKYDDRFVLG